A window of Cryptomeria japonica chromosome 3, Sugi_1.0, whole genome shotgun sequence contains these coding sequences:
- the LOC131076534 gene encoding uncharacterized protein LOC131076534, with amino-acid sequence MGFKITALFLLGFLFISCSLLRAYSQDQIINKALQVDHPAASTTDDSFLPSFGKHKEFGSRKLLLEGEALTEKKVGRSSNDKGGAVKSPEASHVHASKTGSDDELTEKQASSIWTTRAIQVVNAEDQSNLEMNEEQGMRTSLKSFLSSLLKKLHKRASVVKASSKKQMSGRILASKNVIPDSNTKKLSPASPAPPETSHPFNSHSTQSTDDDNGEITRMDYTPAQRKPPIHNESAP; translated from the exons ATGGGGTTCAAGATCACGGCTCTATTCCTTTTGGGATTTCTTTTCATATCCTGCAGCTTGTTACGAGCCTACAGTCAAG ATCAAATTATAAACAAAGCATTACAAGTGGACCATCCAGCTGCTTCTACAACTGATGATTCATTCCTTCCATCCTTTGGAAAACACAAG GAGTTTGGTAGCAGAAAATTATTACTGGAAGGGGAAGCATTGACAGAGAAGAAAGTGGGCCGTAGCAGCAATGATAAGGGTGGTGCTGTTAAGTCACCTGAAGCCAGCCATGTACATGCCTCCAAGACTGGGTCTGACGATGAGTTGACAG AGAAACAGGCTTCTTCCATTTGGACAACTAGGGCAATACAAGTGGTCAATGCAGAGGACCAATCCAACTTAGAG ATGAATGAAGAGCAAGGCATGAGGACATCTTTGAAATCGTTCCTGAGCAGCCTTCTCAAAAAATTACACAAGAGGGCATCAGTGGTAAAGGCCTCCTCCAAGAAGCAAATGTCTGGTAGAATTCTTGCTTCTAAGAATGTTATTCCAGATTCAAATACTAAGAAGCTTAGCCCTGCAAGTCCAGCTCCTCCAGAAACATCTCATCCATTTAACTCACATTCAACACAATCAactgatgatgataatggagagaTTACAAGAATGGACTACACTCCTGCTCAGAGAAAGCCCCCTATTCACAATGAGTCAGCACCATAA